From a single Tachypleus tridentatus isolate NWPU-2018 chromosome 6, ASM421037v1, whole genome shotgun sequence genomic region:
- the LOC143253760 gene encoding uncharacterized protein LOC143253760: MVKRMYSDDTTLNGSKSKHQNKIMKKEDNLKKCLFSNKQPEQNKSEKVCHSNESENMIEPTDNENLQDAYMVENEYKKEITNHIEQLVDSDLVSANNLTKKERDNLQIMKVPDAKNCKFTWTNKNMRVEIKQVCSGLFLTRFDNDDGDFDDVIHGPGESSLETEIQDVCVTFKEDGDEMETITSTSTGEEKCCLVHTANVENVHQNCDGSCSKWIIKSSIDVNNQSLKTAQMNCSKHNCIVELNETECVEQKLKLEPVEKKEIQSLGTGNVNKELCSYDGKREFTHLNEKESLNSDKTISDLKIPQISQHFLKEENFKEPEKSFDPPDKMDVLKCVESKSTTEGPELNGQNYSFEKETEQKVEEKIVSFLKESSNSATPIDELDWLAVASIIDLNCGPTQAINLFKNKLKKNFEDLKKLAIAQENIAESTEDLLEKKDHLLLQIKKQVLSLRLLKSTANYQPANVQCASMNEDDKYGNYEVINKYMEDTNQTESGSLSKSVNVETHSSLSVNTENCNLLQNPSSSPHLKNNSVISKALYNSDTSNRFGNYLMFLASNASRVSDYSSYQKKFQLPRKVAENFQDVGMSVNLAQNSRLNGTFVYQPSSMLPVHEEHHQTLAQDAMQLVQPSKRFDYQPFSHVPIQQQHHQTLAQDAMQLVHPSKRFDYQPSSHVPIQQQQQQMVISDNTQQQLGFRKASYGQLLQQDKTSREQLQQSDHTATSVRVVSKNPRSQQATIGIPSSVYNSFLNSVNTCKANIGQEQTASATNRLLLNQPAHCSSWPVLQTLDRTFHQRTGNSSKNSASPGSEHTFVSSRTSTESELRNGHLNNGFNVLLMSPIHYNLNERIEETQQNIPLSPLTYVPQLQRTTVHQSHPYSLPQDFSKTGDRVNIPGRYSWSNDLVNQQVRTTGSSITHQPWNDLSHFKTFERVPDENTQTSTNIRPNPEINRGSQTVSVKCNLCEKAAKFKCIGCYSALYCGQSCAYIHWIIRHSSECRLMNGINRI; this comes from the exons acaaatcaCATAGAACAGCTGGTAGACAGTGATTTAGTTTCTGCCAACAacttaacaaagaaagaaagagataatcTACAAATAATGAAAGTACCTGATGCCAAGAATTGTAAGTTTACTTGGACGAATAAAAATATGAGGGTGGAGATAAAGCAAGTGTGTAGTGGTTTGTTTTTAACGAGATTTGATAATGATGATGGTGACTTTGATGATGTAATACATGGGCCAGGAGAAAGCTCACTTGAAACTGAGATACAAGACGTTTGTGTCACCTTTAAAGAAGATGGTGATGAAATGGAAACCATTACAAGCACTTCAACAGGTGAGGAGAAATGCTGTCTAGTGCATACAGCCAATGTGGAAAATGTACATCAAAACTGTGATGGTTCTTGTAGTAAATGGATAATTAAAAGTTCCATTGATGTGAATAATCAGTCACTTAAAACAGCCCAAATGAATTGCTCAAAACATAACTGTATAGTTGAATTAAATGAAACTGAGTGTGTTGAACAAAAACTGAAATTAGAACCTGTAGAGAAGAAGGAAATACAGAGCTTAGGAACTGGTAATGTAAATAAAGAACTGTGTAGCTATGATGGAAAAAGAGAATTTACACATTTGAATGAAAAGGAATCTTTGAATTCGGATAAAACCATTTCTGATCTTAAAATTCCACAAATTTCTCAACATTTCTTGAAggaagaaaattttaaagaacCTGAAAAATCCTTTGATCCTCCAGATAAAATGGATGTCTTAAAATGTGTAGAATCTAAATCCACTACTGAGGGGCCTGAATTAAATGGTCAAAATTATTCATTTGAaaaagaaactgaacaaaaagttgaagaaaaaatagttaGTTTCTTGAAGGAATCTTCTAATTCGGCAACTCCCATAGATGAATTAGACTGGCTAGCCGTAGCTAGTATTATAGACTTAAATTGTGGTCCTACACAAGCCataaatttgttcaaaaataagttaaaaaagaatttTGAAGATCTTAAAAAGCTTGCTATTGCACAGGAAAATATTGCAGAAAGTACAGAAGATTTGTTGGAAAAGAAGGATCATTTACTGTTACAGATCAAGAAGCAAGTATTATCACTAAGGTTGTTAAAATCAACAGCAAATTATCAGCCAGCAAATGTTCAGTGTGCTTCAATGAATGAAGATGACAAATACGGGAACTATGAGGTTATCAACAAGTACATGGAAGACACTAATCAAACAGAATCAGGATCTTTGTCTAAATCTGTAAATGTGGAAACGCATTCTTCACTCAGTGTAAATACGGAAAATTGTAACTTGTTACAAAATCCATCATCATCACCTCATCTCAAGAATAATTCTGTAATTTCTAAAGCTCTTTACAACTCGGATACCAGTAATCGCTTtggaaattatttaatgtttttggcTTCAAATGCATCTCGGGTATCAGATTATTCTAGCTACCAAAAAAAGTTCCAGCTACCAAGGAAAGTTGCTGAAAACTTTCAAGATGTAGGTATGTCTGTAAATCTTGCTCAAAATTCTAGATTGAATGGAACATTTGTTTATCAACCATCTAGTATGCTACCAGTTCATGAGGAACACCATCAAACACTTGCTCAAGATGCCATGCAACTTGTTCAACCTAGTAAAAGATTTGATTATCAACCATTTAGTCATGTACCAATTCAACAGCAGCACCATCAAACACTTGCTCAAGATGCCATGCAACTTGTTCATCCTAGTAAAAGATTTGATTATCAACCATCTAGTCATGTACCAATTCAACAGCAGCAACAACAAATGGTTATTTCTGACAATACACAACAGCAACTTGGATTCAGAAAAGCTTCCTATGGTCAACTTCTTCAACAAGATAAGACATCAAGGGAGCAGCTACAACAGTCTGACCATACAGCCACTTCAGTAAGAGTTGTAAGCAAAAATCCTCGAAGTCAGCAGGCAACTATAGGAATTCCTTCAAGTGTATACAATTCATTTCTGAACAGTGTCAATACTTGTAAAGCAAATATTGGTCAAGAACAAACAGCTTCAGCCACAAACAGACTACTTCTAAACCAACCAGCTCATTGTAGCTCATGGCCAGTACTCCAAACACTTGACAGAACATTTCACCAAAGAACTGGAAATAGTTCAAAGAATTCTGCTTCTCCTGGGTCTGAACATACATTTGTTAGTAGTAGGACTTCAACAGAAAGTGAGTTGAGAAATGGCCATTTGAATAATGGTTTCAATGTTTTGTTAATGTCACCCATCCATTACAATCTGAATGAAAGAATAGAGGAAACTCAACAAAATATTCCTCTCTCTCCTCTTACCTATGTTCCACAGCTGCAAAGAACAACTGTCCATCAAAGCCATCCCTATTCTCTTCCACAAGATTTTTCAAAAACAGGAGATAGAGTTAATATACCAGGAAGGTATTCTTGGTCAAATGATTTAGTCAATCAGCAGGTTAGAACTACTGGAAGCTCAATAACTCATCAACCTTGGAATGATTTGTCCCATTTCAAAACATTTGAGAGAGTGCCTGATGAAAACACTCAAACAAGTACAAATATTAGGCCTAATCCAGAAATCAACAGAGGTTCTCAG ACTGTGTCTGTGAAGTGTAACTTGTGTGAAAAAGCAGCTAAATTTAAATGCATTGGATGCTATTCTGCTTTGTACTGTGGACAAAGTTGTGCT tATATACATTGGATTATCAGACATTCAAGTGAATGCAGATTAATGAATGGGATTAACAGAATATGA